One segment of Panicum virgatum strain AP13 chromosome 1K, P.virgatum_v5, whole genome shotgun sequence DNA contains the following:
- the LOC120709454 gene encoding aquaporin PIP2-4: protein MAKDIEASGPETGEFSAKDYTDPPPAPLIDAEELTKWSLYRAVIAEFIATLLFLYITVATVIGYKHQTDAAASGPDAACGGVGVLGIAWAFGGMIFILVYCTAGISGGHINPAVTFGLFLARKVSLVRALLYIVAQCLGAICGVGLVKGFQSAYFVRYGGGANELSDGYSKGTGIAAEIIGTFVLVYTVFSATDPKRNARDSHVPVLAPLPIGFAVFMVHLATIPITGTGINPARSLGAAVIYNKDKAWDDQWIFWVGPLIGAAIAAAYHQYVLRASAAKLGSYRSNA from the exons ATGGCGAAGGACATCGAGGCGTCGGGGCCCGAGACCGGCGAGTTCTCGGCCAAGGACTACACGGaccccccgccggcgccgctgatCGACGCGGAGGAGCTGACCAAGTGGTCGCTGTACCGCGCGGTCATCGCCGAGTTCATCGCGACGCTGCTCTTCCTCTACATCACCGTGGCCACCGTGATCGGGTACAAgcaccagacggacgcggcggcgtcgggccccgacgcggcgtgcggcggcgtgggcgtcCTCGGCATCGCGTGGGCCTTCGGCGGCATGATCTTCATCCTCGTCTACTGCACCGCCGGCATCTCGGGCGGGCACATCAACCCGGCCGTCACCTTCGGCCTGTTCCTGGCGAGGAAGGTGTCGCTGGTGCGCGCGCTGCTCTACATCGTGGCGCAGTGCCTCGGCGCCATCTGCGGCGTGGGGCTCGTCAAGGGCTTCCAGAGCGCCTACTTCGTGCGCTACGGTGGCGGCGCCAACGAGCTCAGCGACGGATACTCCAAGGGCACGGGGATCGCCGCCGAGATCATCGGCACCTTCGTGCTCGTCTACACCGTCTTCTCCGCCACCGACCCCAAGCGCAACGCCCGCGACTCCCACGTCCCG GTGTTGGCTCCCCTCCCAATTGGGTTCGCCGTGTTCATGGTGCACCTGGCCACCATCCCCATCACCGGCACCGGCATCAACCCGGCCAGGAGCCTGGGAGCCGCGGTCATCTACAACAAGGACAAGGCCTGGGATGACCAA TGGATCTTCTGGGTGGGCCCTCTGAtcggcgccgccatcgccgccgcgtaCCACCAGTACGTGCTCAGGGCCAGCGCCGCCAAGCTCGGGTCCTACCGGAGCAACGCCTag
- the LOC120709460 gene encoding uncharacterized protein LOC120709460: MRAHARAAPAVTPGQRGGRRRPPSWRRGRNGTCTRGAREEKLWWTTRVTAHARRLFERMAEPWCASETAKSLTAARRQGPPPPVLNVDLTIIRSARQRSHRLRWVSKTKDCAFRWGLGVGKAMEGWPRSQPPAAGGTCAAAAFGRANVPRARAPTRRRRRPRPQSWAPLGGDEAPAAKIFWCTLPCVVVYQARTKPSGGVAGGGGCPLAGSSMLDLLLAGVALPADLFFFSSGAVSLSSSRAALWYSETSTGPAIDIDTRTIIVSGK; this comes from the exons ATGCGCGCGcatgcgcgggcggcgccggccgtgaCGCCCGGGCAGCGCGGAGGAAGGCGACGCCCACCGTcgtggcggcgcgggaggaATGGGACATGCACTCGCGGGGCTCGTGAGGAGAAACTGTGGTGGACCACGAGGGTCACTGCACACGCACGCCGCCTGTTCGAGAGAATG GCTGAACCATGGTGTGCCAGTGAG ACTGCGAAATCCTTGACTGCAGCAAGGAGACAAGGACCTCCGCCACCAGTTTTGAACGTGGATCTCACTATTATCAGAAGTGCCAGGCAGAGGAGTCACAGGTTAAGGTGGGTAAGTAAGACAAAG GACTGCGCATTCCGCTGGGGGTTGGGTGTGGGGAAGGCGATGGAGGGTTGGCCGCGAAGTCAACCGCCAGCGGCAGGGGGCacgtgtgccgccgccgctttcGGCCGCGCCAACGTCCCGCGCGCCAGGGCgccaacgcggcggcggcgccggccccggccccaGAGCTGGGCGCCCCTTGGCGGGGACGAAGCACCGGCGGCGAAAATCTTCTGGTGCACCCTGCCCTGCGTTGTGGTCTACCAGGCCCGGACAAAGCCGTCCGGTGGcgtagccggcggcggcggctgcccatTGGCAGGTAGTAGCATGCTGGATCTGTTGCTGGCGGGCGTTGCGTTGCCGGCtgacctttttttcttttcatctgGTGCGGTGTCTCTCTCTTCAAGTCGTGCTGCGCTCTGGTACAGTGAAACTAGTACGGGGCCTGCCATTGACATTGACACGCGCACCATTATCGTGTCAGGGAAATGA
- the LOC120709447 gene encoding phytosulfokine receptor 1-like: protein MVSLPPHHFRRSLPPLLLRVQAPRRGQLYTPYGLGAVEVLKRPSKKPSSPPSVITVLYCLLASMEHFLMQRTTAWPRRFFPCSPVLVLLLFLSPANSQNQSSCHPGDLKALEGFSKGLDRGGVGGWAFLNTTSDAASCCAWGGVTCDGSGRVVGLDLHGRRLGGKLPPSLAQLDHLQSLNLSDNSFRGAVPEPLFQLQRLQQLDLSLNELTGTLPDNMSLPSIELFNISFNNFVGSHPTLRGSEQLVVFDAGYNSFTGQIDPSICESSGAIRVLRFSSNLFTGNFPAGFGNCTKLEELYVDINSISGRLPDDLFRLPSLKNLSLEENQLSGRMSPRFENLSSLARLDISFNSFYGCLPNVFGSLHKLEFFSAQSNTFRGPLPSSLCHSPSLKMLYLRNNSLNGEINLNCSAMTQLSSLDLGTNKFIGTIDSLTDCHNLRSLNLATNNLSGEIPAGFRKLQLLTYLSLSNNSFTNVPSALSVLQDCRGLTSLVLTKNFHDRKALPMTGIHGFHNIQVFVIANSHLSGSVPPWVANFTQVKVLDLSWNRLVGNIPAWVGDLEFLFYLDLSNNSLTGGFPESLSSMKGLVTRNIQQQSTETDYFPFFIKRNKTSKGLQYNQVSSFPPSLVLSHNNLTGPIPLGFGSLKNLHVLDLSNNHISGVIPVDLSGMSSLESLDLSHNNLTGGIPSSLTKLNFLSSFSVAYNNLNGTIPSGGQFSTFSNSSYEGNPKLCGAHLGLSPCHSIPAPTMVATNKRKNKGIIFGIAIGIALGAAFILSIAVVFVLKNSFRRKDHIVKAVTDTNRALELAPASLVLLFQNKDGKALTITDILKSTNNFDQANIIGCGGFGLVYKATLPDGATIAIKRLSGDFGQMEREFKAEVETLSKAQHPNLVLLQGYCRIGSDRLLIYSFMENGSLDHWLHENPDGPSRLIWPRRLQIAKGAARGLAYLHLSCQPHILHRDIKSSNILLDENFEAHLADFGLARLICPYATHVTTDLVGTLGYIPPEYGQSSVATFKGDVYSFGIVLLELVTGKRPVDMCKPKGARELVSWVTHMRKENREADVLDRAMYDKKFEREMMQMIDIACLCISDSPKLRPLTHQLVLWLDNIGVNSDATK, encoded by the coding sequence ATGGTCTCCCTCCCACCTCATCACTTCCGTCGCTCCCTCCCACCATTGTTACTTCGGGTGCAAGCGCCCAGGCGAGGCCAGCTTTACACACCATATGGCCTAGGTGCCGTAGAGGTCCTGAAAAGGCCGAGCAAGAAGCCTTCTTCGCCGCCCAGCGTCATCACTGTACTGTACTGTCTCCTTGCTTCCATGGAGCATTTCTTGATGCAACGCACCACCGCATGGCCACGCCGGTTCTTCCCCTGCTCGCCTGTCCTGGTCCTGCTGCTCTTCCTGTCTCCAGCCAACTCCCAGAACCAGAGCTCCTGCCACCCGGGTGATCTTAAAGCCCTGGAGGGCTTCTCCAAAGGTCTCGACCGAGGAGGCGTCGGTGGCTGGGCATTCCTGAACACGACCTCCGACGCAGCCAGCTGCTGTGCATGGGGCGGTGTCACGTGCGACGGCAGCGGAAGGGTCGTCGGGCTGGACCTCCATGGCCGGAGGCTGGGGGGCAAGCTGCCTCCCTCGCTCGCGCAGCTGGACCACCTCCAGTCGCTCAACCTCTCCGACAACAGCTTCCGTGGCGCCGTCCCAGAGCCCCTGTTCCAGCTTCAGAGGCTGCAGCAGCTCGACCTCAGCTTAAATGAGCTCACAGGCACGTTGCCGGACAACATGTCTCTCCCGTCGATTGAGCTCTTCAATATATCCTTCAACAACTTCGTCGGCTCCCACCCCACGCTCCGTGGTTCAGAGCAGCTCGTGGTGTTCGACGCAGGGTACAACTCCTTTACCGGGCAGATTGATCCAAGCATCTGCGAGTCCTCTGGTGCAATCAGGGTGCTGCGATTCTCGTCCAATCTCTTCACAGGGAACTTCCCAGCAGGCTTCGGAAACTGCACAAAGCTCGAGGAGCTGTATGTCGACATCAACAGCATCTCCGGGAGATTGCCAGATGACCTATTCAGGCTGCCATCTCTGAAGAACTTGTCTCTTGAGGAGAACCAGCTCTCTGGAAGGATGAGCCCAAGGTTTGAAAATCTGTCCAGCCTAGCAAGGCTGGACATATCGTTCAATTCATTCTATGGGTGCCTTCCAAATGTTTTTGGTAGCCTCCACAAGTTGGAGTTCTTCTCTGCACAGTCCAACACTTTCAGGGGCCCCTTGCCTTCATCACTGTGCCATTCGCCGTCACTGAAGATGCTGTACCTGAGGAACAATTCGCTGAATGGAGAGATTAACCTCAACTGCTCGGCAATGACACAACTTAGCTCACTCGACCTTGGCACGAATAAGTTCATTGGCACAATTGATAGTTTGACGGATTGCCATAACCTGAGAAGCCTGAACCTTGCCACAAACAACCTCAGTGGTGAAATCCCTGCTGGTTTCAGGAAGCTTCAGTTGCTAACCTACCTCTCACTTTCAAACAATAGCTTCACAAATGTGCCTTCCGCATTATCTGTCCTTCAGGACTGTCGAGGCCTAACAAGCCTCGTGCTCACAAAGAACTTCCATGATAGGAAGGCCTTGCCGATGACTGGGATACATGGCTTTCACAACATTCAAGTGTTTGTCATTGCTAATAGCCATCTTTCAGGATCAGTGCCACCATGGGTAGCTAATTTCACACAGGTGAAGGTGCTGGATCTGTCATGGAATCGGTTGGTCGGGAATATTCCTGCATGGGTTGGTGATCTTGAGTTTCTGTTCTATTTGGATCTATCCAACAATTCACTTACTGGAGGATTTCCAGAAAGCTTGTCAAGCATGAAGGGCCTTGTAACAAGAAACATCCAACAGCAGTCGACAGAGACTGATTATTTTCCTTTCTTCATTAAAAGGAACAAAACAAGCAAAGGGTTGCAGTATAATCAGGTTAGCAGCTTCCCACCTTCTCTAGTTCTCAGCCATAACAATCTCACAGGTCCCATACCGCTGGGCTTTGGAAGCCTCAAGAACCTACATGTATTGGACCTCAGCAACAACCATATTTCTGGTGTCATTCCTGTTGATCTATCAGGCATGTCGAGCTTGGAATCCTTGGATTTATCACATAACAATCTTACCGGAGGCATCCCATCTTCATTAACAAAGCTGAATTTTCTATCAAGCTTCAGTGTGGCATACAACAATCTGAATGGTAccattccatcaggaggccaaTTCTCGACATTCAGTAATTCTTCTTATGAGGGTAACCCTAAACTCTGTGGCGCTCACCTAGGCCTATCCCCATGTCATTCAATTCCTGCTCCTACAATGGTTGCAACAAATAAGAGAAAGAATAAAGGCATCATATTTGGAATAGCTATCGGTATTGCACTCGGAGCAGCGTTTATATTGTCTATTGCTGTTGTGTTTGTGCTGAAGAATAGCTTCAGAAGGAAGGATCATATAGTAAAGGCTGTCACAGATACAAATAGAGCCCTCGAGCTGGCGCCAGCCTCACTGGTTCTTCTATTTCAGAACAAGGATGGTAAGGCATTGACCATCACTGACATCTTGAAATCGACAAACAACTTTGATCAGGCTAACATCATCGGTTGTGGTGGCTTTGGTCTAGTCTACAAGGCAACATTACCAGATGGAGCTACAATCGCCATCAAACGACTATCAGGTGACTTTGGTCAGATGGAACGGGAGTTCAAAGCAGAGGTGGAGACGTTATCAAAAGCTCAGCATCCCAATCTTGTGCTTCTGCAAGGTTACTGCAGGATTGGCAGTGACAGACTCCTGATCTACTCTTTCATGGAGAATGGCAGCCTAGACCATTGGCTTCATGAAAATCCTGATGGCCCCTCAAGATTAATTTGGCCAAGGAGGCTTCAGATAGCAAAAGGAGCAGCAAGAGGTTTGGCATACCTGCATTTGTCATGCCAACCTCATATTCTCCATCGTGACATCAAATCAAGTAACATCCTTCTAGATGAGAATTTTGAAGCCCATTTGGCTGATTTTGGTCTTGCTCGGCTTATTTGTCCCTATGCTACACATGTGACAACTGACCTAGTTGGCACATTAGGTTACATCCCCCCTGAGTATGGCCAGTCTTCAGTAGCCACTTTCAAGGGTGATGTTTATAGTTTTGGCATTGTACTTCTGGAGTTAGTAACTGGAAAGAGGCCTGTAGATATGTGCAAGCCAAAGGGAGCTCGGGAGTTGGTCTCATGGGTGACACATATGAGAAAGGAGAACCGTGAAGCTGATGTCTTGGACCGTGCAATGTACGATAAGAAGTTTGAGAGGGAAATGATGCAGATGATTGACATTGCTTGCCTGTGCATAAGTGATTCACCTAAACTGAGGCCATTAACACATCAGTTAGTTCTATGGCTTGACAACATTGGTGTCAACAGTGATGCAACAAAGTGA
- the LOC120709470 gene encoding defensin-like protein CAL1: MALSHRMAAPVLFFLLLLVATEMGPATVAEARHCLSQSHHFKGLCVSSSNCANVCKTENFPGGECKTEGATRKCFCKRIC, from the exons ATGGCGCTCTCTCACCGCATGGCCGCGCCCGTCCTCTTCTTCCTGCTGCTCCTCGTCGCCACAG AGATGGggccggcgacggtggcggaggcgaGGCACTGCCTGTCGCAGAGCCACCACTTCAAGGGTCTGTGCGTGAGCAGCAGCAACTGCGCCAACGTCTGCAAGACCGAGAACTTCCCCGGCGGCGAGTGCAAGACGGAGGGCGCCACCCGCAAGTGCTTCTGCAAGAGGATCTGctag
- the LOC120655460 gene encoding defensin-like protein CAL1 — protein MALSRGMVLSFFLLLVVVAAEIGTIDAKGSAVGKQTVSSLTIGKEMERENKEEEEKKKGENQCLSQSFKFKGFCLSSDTCAEVCKKEGFQGGKCKMENAVRKCFCTKPC, from the exons ATGGCACTATCCCGTGGCATggtcctctccttcttcctgctcctcgtcgtcgtcgcagcAG AGATAGGGACGATCGATGCCAAGGGATCAGCGGTTGGCAAGCAGACTGTGTCGTCCCTGACGATAGGTAAGGAGATGGAGAGGGAGAacaaggaagaggaggagaagaagaagggggagaATCAGTGCCTGTCGCAGAGCTTCAAGTTTAAGGGCTTCTGCTTGAGCAGCGACACCTGTGCCGAGGTGTGCAAGAAGGAGGGCTTCCAGGGCGGCAAGTGCAAGATGGAGAACGCCGTACGCAAGTGCTTCTGCACGAAGCCTTGTTAG